Part of the Methanolobus chelungpuianus genome is shown below.
GTGTACAAGACGGTACTGCTGAAGTCCATCGCCGTCAAAGATGTGCAGCCTTGCCTCCATTGAGTTGTAGTATCTTTCCCCGGGCACGTACTGGGCACCGCTGTCAGTCTGCACTGACACATAGTACCCCTCGGTGTCCATGGTCCAGGCGGTCATGGCGTAGAACTTACCGGTTGCCATTTCCACATCGGATATTATGTAGCGTGCTGCAGCCTTGTCGGGGTCCGGATGAATAGCCTCGAGGACTGCGGTTGCCTCTTCCTCCGAGGGTGCTGTGAAGAACGGTGCAGCGCCAGGTCTGTTCTCTTCATCAATGCTTGCAGAGCGTCCTCCTATACCTGCCTGGAATGGGTTGGCATTCGGCAGCCGCCGTGCAATGGCCTCTATCTCATGGCCGTAGTCCCACCAGGACATGACTCCATATGCGCTGTCAGGATAGCCGAATCTTTCCCCGCTTTCAGGTGCTTCGTATATCTGGAGGAAGTCTATACCAGGATCCGGGGTGTTGTCCCTCATCCAGAAGAGCGACTCAAGCCAGTAGCCATTTGCCCCGCTGGCATACTGTGACTGCTCCATGGCAAGGCTATAGCTTGGATAAGCGACGAGCAGTAAGAGGATGAAAATGGTCAGCAGATGGCCTGCCTTGACGTTCTTGCTTAAGAAGTGTGGCAGCTCTCCTACAGAGTGGACCTTTTCATGGTAGGCGGTCTCAATTTTTCTCCAGCCCACCATGTCAAGGACCTTTGCTGCAAAATACCCGGAAAGGAGTGCAACGTTGATCGCATAATAATATGCGAAACGGTTCTGGCCGTATATGGCAAGCAGCATTATGAAGGTCCAGACCAGGACGAGCAGTTGTTCCGGTCTCTTTTCCTTCCTTATACTGTAGGCCAGCATGAACATCGCTATTATTGAGATGAAGAATCCCATGGCGAAGTTATACCAGACCGAGCTCAGAGTGAAGGAACCGCCGCGGTAGAAGATGGAGGAGACTTCGCCTACTGTTGAAAAACCGCCGGTCTGCACCTTAAATATCGCTGCAGGGGTTGCAATGATCATATAGTACACTGAGGGTGAAACAATCCTTAGTGCTATAAGTGCAACTATAATAGTTACCATGAGCACCAGGGGGTAATACAGAGGATTTAATTTCCTCCTGTTAATCTCTTTGTGAACCAGGCTCATGTATACAAAAGCAGCCATTGCTGCCAGAGCTGATAAAAGATGGAACCAGGAGTAGTAGTAGATGGATACTCCCATATCAAAATGGATGAATGGAAGGACCAGCAAGAGACCCACCAGAAAAGTTATTATGCCTACTATCCCAAGGTAATCGGTGGACCTGTTATTCACATGATCGATTGAATACTGGATTGCAGCAAAGATGACAATGATCATTCCAAATAGCGGTGCTCCCGCCCACGTTAACTGATATGCGGCATACATCACTCCTGCAAGGATCGCATATACCAAAGGCTTGGCAAGCTGTTTATCCATGTGCTCAAGCATCTTCACCGAAAGATTAGCTTTCTTTGCCTGGATCATTGCAAGCATAAAGAATAAAATGAAAAGTGTACTGAAGAGCGTCTCTGCAACGTGATGATCAGTGAATATGATCATGGAACGGTTCAGGAACTGTCCGGGAGTTATGGATATAAGAATGGCCGCAATAACTCCTGTTTTTCTGTCCTTCAGATGCTTCCCGAGGAAATATACCGGAAACACAAGCAATGCACCCAGCACTGTAGGGAAGTAAGCCCCAATGGTATTCAGAAGCCCAGTGCCCGGATTCCCAAGGCCTATCACCAGTGCAGTTATTGCGATCATGTGATCGAAAAGTGGACCGAAGTGGATAAAAGATCCCTGGGGATAATTGGTCAACGGGTTATAAAACATTCCCTGCGGATAATTGTGCAGGAGCACTTCGACCATACGCATATGGTACAGGGGATCGTTACTGAACCTAACGAAACCGTTTGGCAAAAACACACTGTCAGCAGGCCTTATTCTTATGCTCAGTGCGACAAAAAAAGCAACTGATACAATGACCAGGGACATTAAGTCCTCTTTTGCCTTACCAAGCAGCGATCTAACATTATTCATGTTTCTCTATTCCCTCGTAAGAATATATTCTATTCTGTTAATCAAATAATTTGGCTATTATTTCGTTATAGTATTTTAAAGTTGTATCCCATGTCCGTTCAGGAGTTTCATACTTTTCTTCTGATCCGAACTGTTTTGCAATCTCGGTAGTGATCTCCCGTACATTTCCGGGTTCCACAAAAAAGGTTCCATCATAATCGGCCATTGACTCCTGAAGGCCGCCTACCCGTGAGACTACTACCGGTTTCCCGAATACCATCGCTATATGGGCTATCCCGCTCTGCGATGCCCTGAGGTATGGGAGGACTACTACATCTGCAGCACTGAAATATAGAGCAACCTTATCATCCGGGATATACTCATCAATAAGCGTTATCTTATCTTTGAATGAGGACGCGGCGATCTGATCTGTTATCTCCCTGCGATCATCCCATATTTCCCCTACAATAAGCAGCCTGCTGTTCTGCAGGATCTCATCAGGCAGTTGTTCGAAGGCTTTTATCAGGTGATTGACTCCTTTATACTTTCTGATGAGGCCAAAGGAGAGTATTACAAAATCTTCCTCAATGGACAATTGACTTTTAGCCTTCTCATTATCCAGAGGTGATCCGTATTGGTCGTAAAGGCCATGAGGAACAACGTATATACTGGAGGGGTCGATGTTGTATCTTTGGGCAACAAGTTCCTTATCCGATTCAGAGTGTGCTATATAGGCATTAAGGTTCTTCCGGAGCAGTTTGCCCGTGAACTTCGAATAAATGCGGATAGGCAAGACCGACTCTTCAAAAGGGTCAACCACTTCATGGAATTCTATAATTATCTTTGGTTTGCAGGTCAGACGGGCGAATAACTTTAACAGAATATGCATATGTGCAACCGAAGATGTCCACCACTGAAGAACCACAACATCGGGTTTTTGCTGCTTTAGGAATTTATATGCGCCCAGCCAGGTAAAAGGATTGTTGTAGTCCATCCCGTCAAATACAGTGACTTTGGAGTTAAATTCAAGAGAGGATATATTTTTACCTACGTGATCCTTTCCCGGGAAAAGAAAAGTTGGGAGCAGCTGCCTGAAGCAGATGGCCGATACCTGGTAAGGATCTGACATTGCGTTTGCCAGCTTGATCGTGTAATAACTGATGCCGCTGGTGAACCGCTTTGAGGGACCAGCTATACATACTCTCTTATGGTATTTCATTTTATATGATTACTACAGCATCTTTATATTAAAATAATGCATGGGTACTTCAAGAGGAAAGTATTTGGAAAAGGTATTAAGGATTGCACAGGTATGTCCCCGTTACTCTCCTGATATCGGGGGAGTGGAAACCCATGTCCGGGAAATAAGCGAGAGGCTTGTAAAGAGCGGACATCAGGTGGAGGTCATTACAACAGATCCTACCGGAGAATTAAAAGAAAGTGAAGTCCTCAACGGCGTCAAAGTGACAAGATTCAGGTCTCTTGCCCCAGGGAATGCATACTATCTGGCTCCGCAAATCTATACTTATCTACGACAGAATGACTTCGATATCGTGCATGCCCATAGTTATCATGCTCTGCCTGCACTTTTCGCAATCCTAGCTAAACCCAAGGGTAAATTGATCTTTACTCCGCATTATCATCGCAGTGGACATACACAATTCAGGAATGTCTTACATAAGCCATACCGTTCACTAGGTAAGCTTATGTTCTCTAGGGCTGACAAAGTAATCTGTGTATCAGAATATGAGAGGGAATTGCTTTGTGAGGATTTCCGGATATCTGACAAGGTTGTAAAAATCCCAAACGGGGTCAATCTTGATGAATTTAAGCACTTACAAAGGAAGCAAAAAGAAACCGACGAAAAGGTTCTTCTGTATATAGGCAGGCTGGAGGAATACAAAGGTGTGCAGTATGCTATCAGTGCCCTGCCCTCCCTGCCCGGGTTCAGGCTGCAGATAGTAGGAAAGGGTCCGTATGAGGATGATCTCCGAGAACAGGCAGAAGAGCTTCATGTGAGTGAACGCATACAGTGGCTGAAGGATCTGTCCAGAGAGGATATCCTGCATTGTTATGCTCAGGCGGATGTGTTTTTGATGCTCTCCAGGCATGAGGCATATGGGATTACTGTTGCAGAGGCTCTGGCTGCTGGGACTCCGTGTGTTGTGGCTAGGGGGAGTGCGCTGGATGAGTTTGTGGATGGGGAGATGTGTCTGGGTATCCAGCTGATGCATTTAAAGTGTAGTACTCTGGCTGCATCTGTCTATAGCGTAGAGAGGCAAGCATTTGATAAAACAAGGAACAACATAAATCTGTTTGATTGGAACCATGTAGTAGGAAGCATAAACGCTGTTTATTGTGAGTAATGATTTACCTAAAAAGAACCAACTTATTAACTATATTATATATATTATTAATATAACCACAGAACTCATATTCCTATTTAAGGTGAAACAGATGGAAATAGATTATATAAATGGTTTGAAGACGGACGAAATATATGGCATGTCCAAATATCAAAAAGGAATCCTTCAAAATATCAATACTATTCAATTAAACAGGATAGAGTACCCAAACGTGAATCCAGTTATCAATACTCTTACTAGATACTCTGTTTATCCTTTTATTGTTAAAAAAGACTTGAAGAAAGAAAATATAAAACATATCACAAGCCAGGATTTAGCATATATACTTAAATTCGTAAAAATGGAACGAAGTGTTGTCACATGCCATGATTTAATACCAGTGGTCTACGATAAGACACGTTCACCTGTTTGGAAACTTAATATGGAAGGGTTAAAGAAGTCAGATAGGATTATTACAATATCAGATTTTTCTAAAACTGATATTGTAAAACACTTAGATTATCCAGAGGATCAAATCAGAATAGCTTCTCCAGCAGTAAATCATTCTACTTACTTTGAGAAGAGGGATAGGGGTGTTTTAGCTAAACATAATATTAAGGATAATGAAAAAGTTATATTATATGTAGGTTCGGAACAGCCAAGGAAAAATGTTCCTAATTTGATAAAAGCATTCAGTAAGCTGAAGAATAAGTTTCCCTACGTAAAACTATTGAAAATAGGAAAACCGCAGCATCCTAGTGCTCGAAAAGAACTCTTGGAGCTAATTGACTTATTAAAACTTAATAAAGATGTGGTTTTCATTGGTTATATCTCAGAAGAAGAACTGACTAAATATTACAACGCTGCAGACTTGTTTATTTTTCCATCACTCTATGAAGGATTTGGTCTCCCTCCCTTAGAAGCAATGGCATGCGGTACACCTGTTATTACTTCAAATACATCTTCTTTACCCGAAGTGGTGGACGATAGTGGCATTATGGTCGATCCATTTGATATCGATTCAATGGCAACACAGATGTATGATATACTTACAAATGAAGCATTACATGAAAGTTTAGTTAAAAAAGGATTAAAGAGAGCAAGGATGTTTACTTGGAAAGATACTGCAAAAAAGACTATGGAAGTCTATAATGAACTGTCTATGTGAATCTTTAGTTTTGTTACAAGTGGGACGCAGGATGATTTATGAATATTCTAATTTCTGTTGAGAATTTTTACCCCGCAATAGGCGGTGCTGAAATTTCCTTGGCTGCCCTAGCTCAAAAGTTGGCGGAAAAACATAAGGTTTACGTTGTCCAACCTGGAGAAAAAGACGAGACAATTTGCCTCAATGAAATTCATGTTGTTAAAAAAATGATACCCTCTTTTTTCTCCAGATGGTTAGTTCGATCATACCAGATACTGAAATCGTCTTATTGGGCAAAGAATCTGGAGGTAGAGATTAATAAAATAAGACCAGATCTCATTATAACACAACTTAATTTTGCTCCTGTGAGTATTGATATGGCTGTTAAGCATGGAGTGCCTTCCATTTTATTTATAAGGAGCTATGAGCACTTTTGCCCAATTGGTTTCATCAACGGAACAGATTGTAATAAAAAGTGCAATAGCTGCATACCTTTAAAAAGCAAACATCACTTTTTATGCCTTACTAGGTGGTTAAAATGGAACAGTAATGCAATAAGAAATGCGGACCTCGTAATAGCTAATAGTTATTTTGTTTCGTCCTTAACAAAAATGTGGTATGGAGTAGAACCATCAGTTGTGTATCCTACTATAAAAAATGAAAGATATCAAAGTGATTTCGAATCAAAGCAGTATATTTCTATTATAAAACCGACACAAGCAAAAGGTGCCGGCATATTTTTAAAGATTGCAGAAACACTTCCTGACAAAAAGTTCATTGCAGTCGGCGGTGATGGAACTGTGATGAACAAAAAGATTATTTCATCACATAGGAATGTTGAGTTCATTGAATGGACCAGCAATATGGGAGAAATATACGCAAAAACAAAGATTCTGCTTGCACCCGCAGAATGGCCTGAGCCTTTTGGAAGGGTTATTATAGAAGCAGGAATAAACGGAATTCCTTCAATTGCCAGCAAAAGAGGAGGACTGCCTGAGGCTGTGGGGAAGGGAGGTACTCTGGTTGACAATATTTACGATATAGGTGAGTGGGTGAAGGCAATCAAGTGTTTGGATGATAATGGGACATATGATTGTCTTTCCAAAAATGCAATTTTGCATGCTCAAGAGTTTGAGTTTGAAGCCAATTATAGTCGATTTATACATGTTGTAAAAGAAAAACTTGGTCTT
Proteins encoded:
- a CDS encoding oligosaccharyl transferase, archaeosortase A system-associated; translation: MNNVRSLLGKAKEDLMSLVIVSVAFFVALSIRIRPADSVFLPNGFVRFSNDPLYHMRMVEVLLHNYPQGMFYNPLTNYPQGSFIHFGPLFDHMIAITALVIGLGNPGTGLLNTIGAYFPTVLGALLVFPVYFLGKHLKDRKTGVIAAILISITPGQFLNRSMIIFTDHHVAETLFSTLFILFFMLAMIQAKKANLSVKMLEHMDKQLAKPLVYAILAGVMYAAYQLTWAGAPLFGMIIVIFAAIQYSIDHVNNRSTDYLGIVGIITFLVGLLLVLPFIHFDMGVSIYYYSWFHLLSALAAMAAFVYMSLVHKEINRRKLNPLYYPLVLMVTIIVALIALRIVSPSVYYMIIATPAAIFKVQTGGFSTVGEVSSIFYRGGSFTLSSVWYNFAMGFFISIIAMFMLAYSIRKEKRPEQLLVLVWTFIMLLAIYGQNRFAYYYAINVALLSGYFAAKVLDMVGWRKIETAYHEKVHSVGELPHFLSKNVKAGHLLTIFILLLLVAYPSYSLAMEQSQYASGANGYWLESLFWMRDNTPDPGIDFLQIYEAPESGERFGYPDSAYGVMSWWDYGHEIEAIARRLPNANPFQAGIGGRSASIDEENRPGAAPFFTAPSEEEATAVLEAIHPDPDKAAARYIISDVEMATGKFYAMTAWTMDTEGYYVSVQTDSGAQYVPGERYYNSMEARLHIFDGDGLQQYRLVHESPEAPTGYTSETGYKNVYNVLYGGNLELTDTGYVKVFEYVEGATITGNAPTGETVTISNTIETNQGRSFTYSQSAISDGAYSFTVPYSTEGPIPGETQFDVRPTGPYTISYGNTTQQVSVSEPDVLNGNVIEV
- a CDS encoding glycosyltransferase family 4 protein, translated to MEKVLRIAQVCPRYSPDIGGVETHVREISERLVKSGHQVEVITTDPTGELKESEVLNGVKVTRFRSLAPGNAYYLAPQIYTYLRQNDFDIVHAHSYHALPALFAILAKPKGKLIFTPHYHRSGHTQFRNVLHKPYRSLGKLMFSRADKVICVSEYERELLCEDFRISDKVVKIPNGVNLDEFKHLQRKQKETDEKVLLYIGRLEEYKGVQYAISALPSLPGFRLQIVGKGPYEDDLREQAEELHVSERIQWLKDLSREDILHCYAQADVFLMLSRHEAYGITVAEALAAGTPCVVARGSALDEFVDGEMCLGIQLMHLKCSTLAASVYSVERQAFDKTRNNINLFDWNHVVGSINAVYCE
- a CDS encoding glycosyltransferase family 4 protein codes for the protein MNILISVENFYPAIGGAEISLAALAQKLAEKHKVYVVQPGEKDETICLNEIHVVKKMIPSFFSRWLVRSYQILKSSYWAKNLEVEINKIRPDLIITQLNFAPVSIDMAVKHGVPSILFIRSYEHFCPIGFINGTDCNKKCNSCIPLKSKHHFLCLTRWLKWNSNAIRNADLVIANSYFVSSLTKMWYGVEPSVVYPTIKNERYQSDFESKQYISIIKPTQAKGAGIFLKIAETLPDKKFIAVGGDGTVMNKKIISSHRNVEFIEWTSNMGEIYAKTKILLAPAEWPEPFGRVIIEAGINGIPSIASKRGGLPEAVGKGGTLVDNIYDIGEWVKAIKCLDDNGTYDCLSKNAILHAQEFEFEANYSRFIHVVKEKLGLTI
- a CDS encoding glycosyltransferase family 4 protein, which encodes MEIDYINGLKTDEIYGMSKYQKGILQNINTIQLNRIEYPNVNPVINTLTRYSVYPFIVKKDLKKENIKHITSQDLAYILKFVKMERSVVTCHDLIPVVYDKTRSPVWKLNMEGLKKSDRIITISDFSKTDIVKHLDYPEDQIRIASPAVNHSTYFEKRDRGVLAKHNIKDNEKVILYVGSEQPRKNVPNLIKAFSKLKNKFPYVKLLKIGKPQHPSARKELLELIDLLKLNKDVVFIGYISEEELTKYYNAADLFIFPSLYEGFGLPPLEAMACGTPVITSNTSSLPEVVDDSGIMVDPFDIDSMATQMYDILTNEALHESLVKKGLKRARMFTWKDTAKKTMEVYNELSM
- a CDS encoding glycosyltransferase → MKYHKRVCIAGPSKRFTSGISYYTIKLANAMSDPYQVSAICFRQLLPTFLFPGKDHVGKNISSLEFNSKVTVFDGMDYNNPFTWLGAYKFLKQQKPDVVVLQWWTSSVAHMHILLKLFARLTCKPKIIIEFHEVVDPFEESVLPIRIYSKFTGKLLRKNLNAYIAHSESDKELVAQRYNIDPSSIYVVPHGLYDQYGSPLDNEKAKSQLSIEEDFVILSFGLIRKYKGVNHLIKAFEQLPDEILQNSRLLIVGEIWDDRREITDQIAASSFKDKITLIDEYIPDDKVALYFSAADVVVLPYLRASQSGIAHIAMVFGKPVVVSRVGGLQESMADYDGTFFVEPGNVREITTEIAKQFGSEEKYETPERTWDTTLKYYNEIIAKLFD